From the Clostridia bacterium genome, the window GGCCTGACCTCGCTAAGGTATTTCTCTTTTAGGCGGGGCAAACCCATCTGCCAAACCTCCTCACTTGTCCAGCACCTCGCCGCATTTCTTGCAGTAGCGCACTTTCTTTCCATCTGCCAGGAATTTCCGCCCCACCCGGGTAGGAGTATTGCAGCTTCCGCAGACTACCATAACCTTGCAGGCAGGAAAGGGGGCCTCGCGCTCTTGGATGCCGCCCTGCTGCATTTTTGGCGTCGGCTTGAGGTGCTTCTTAACAATATTTATTCCTTCCACCACCACCCGGCCCTGGTCCGGAATGACGGTAAGGACTTTTCCCCTTTTTCCAGCATACTTCCCGCTCAATACCAAAACCGTGTCGCCCTTCTTAACGTGGCATTTGGCCGAACTCACAGGTATCACCTCCGTCAAAACCGCCATTGTCGGTGGACAGCCGCCACAACCGCCGTCCACCCCCGTCCCCAAGAACCATCGAGCTCGACTCCGATGGGGGATGCGCCCAGACGGCGGCTCTTGCCACTGCCCACCAACAATCGGAGCATTTACAGCACCTCCGGTGCCAGAGAGACGATCTTCATGAAATCGCGCTCCCTTAGCTCCCTAGCCACCGGTCCAAAGATACGGGTTCCCCTGGGCGTCCCCTGGTCATTGATAATTACAGCTGCATTCTCATCAAAGCGAATGTGGGAGCCGTCTGGCCTGCGAATTTCCTTTTTGGTACGAACCACCACCGCTCGCACCACTTCACCTTTCTTGACCACACCGCCGGGGGCCGCCTCCTTGACCGAAGCGATGATGACATCGCCAACGCTGGCATAACGGCGCTTAGAACCCCCCAAGACGCGGATGCAAAGCAATTTCTTCGCGCCGGTATTGTCTCCCACCTTTAAGATTGACTCCTGCTGTATCATGGCCTTCCCTCCTATAACTTAGAGGTCACCCTATTCTTCCCCCAGGTCGTGCTCGGGCACTGGCTGGGCAGAAGTCTCTAGGATTTCTGCTACCCGCCAGCGCTTGCGGGCGCTGAGCGGTCGAGTCTCCATGATCAACACTTTGTCGCCTACCCGGCATCGATTCTCCTCGTCATGGGCTAGGTAGCGCTTGCTGGTCCGCATCCGCCGCCCGTAGAGATCGTGCTTGCGAAAAGATTCCACTAGGACAACCACGGTCTTATCCATCTTGTCGCTAACGACCCGGCCCAACCGAACCTTGCGCTTAGGCCTTATATCCGCCAAACCTAGTTCCTCCTTCCTCAGCTACCCTGAGCTGCCCGGCGGGCTGGATCGCCCATCTGGGCGCGCTCCTCCTTCAATTCCCGCTCCCGGAGTATGGTCTTCACTCGGGCTATATCCCGTCTAACCTCGCGAATCCGAAGGGGGTTATCCAGCTGGCCAGTGGCCATCTGGAAACGCAGGTTAAAGAGCTCTTCCTTGAGGTCCTCCACCTTGCGCTCCAATTCCTCATTTGACAGTTCACGGATTTCCTCCGGCTTCATTCCTTGCCACCCCCCAATTCCTGACGTTTCACGAAACGAGTCTTGATGGGCAATTTATGGGCAGCTAGCCGTAGCGCTTCCTGGGCTACCTCCTCGCTCACTCCAGCTAGCTCAAACAGCACCCGCCCAGCTTTAACCGGCGCCACCCAATATTCCGGCGCTCCTTTGCCGCTACCCATCCGGGTCTCAGCCGGTTTGTCGGTAACCGGTTTATCTGGAAAAATCTTAATCCAGACCTTGCCGCCCCTCTTGATATAACGGGTCATGGCTACCCGCGCCGCCTCAATCTGGCGCGCTGTTATCCAAGCCGGCTCTAGGGCTTGCAGTCCAAACTCACCAAAGACCACTTCATTCCCCTTGGTAGCCGTCCCCCTGATGGTACCGAGGTGTTGTTTCCGATGTTTAACTCGTTTTGGCATTAACATGCTCATTGCCCCCCTTCGGCGCTCGCCTTAGCAACCTCGGGCCGGGTGAGTACCTCGCCTTTATAAATCCACACTTTGACCCCGATCTTGCCGTAGGTGGTATTGGCCTCAGCGAACCCGTAATCAATGTCCGCCCGCAGGGTGTGCAAAGGCACCTTGCCTTCGCTGTACCATTCGGTGCGCGCAATTTCCGCCCCTGCCAGCCGGCCGGCGCAGCTGACTCTAATACCTTCTGCTCCCATGCGCATAGCCCGGCTGACTGCTTGTTTCATGGCCCGGCGGAAGGATACCCGGCGCTCCAGGCTGGAGGCGATGCTTTCGGCCACCAGCTGGGCATCTAGCTCCGGCTTCTTGATCTCCACTATGCTTAGGTTGACCTGTCTACCAGTAAGCGCTTCCAGCTCCCGCCGCAGGTGCTCCACCTCGGTCCCGCCCCGGCCAATGATGATACCCGGCCTAGCTGCATGGACGGTAACTTTCAGCCGGTTGGCAGCTCTCTCTATCTCTATCCGGGAAATACCAGCCGCATAGAGCTTTTGCTTGAGCAATTTGCGAATGCGGACATCCTCCAAGAGGAGCTCGGAAAACTGCTTGCGGCTAAACCACCGGGCATCCCAATCCTTGATGATACCTATGCGCAGGCCCTTGGGATGAACCTTTTGTCCCACTAATCACTCCTCCTTCTGGCCAACTACTACCGTTATGTGGCTAGTTCTCCGCCGCCTAATGTTGGCCCGACCCATGGCCCGAGGTTGCCAGCGCTTGAGGGTAGGGCCCTCGTCCACAAAAATGCGCTTAACGTAAAGGCTCTCAGGATCCATCTCGTAATTGTGTTCGGCATTAGCCACAGCCGAATCCAAGCACTTGCCGATGGCCCTGCCACCCCGCTGCGGCACCGCCCGAAGGATGGCTCGAGCCTCAGCTACGCTCTTTCCGCGAACTAGATCGGCCACCGGCCGCACCTTGCGGGGGCCGATACGGATGAACTTGGCTACTGCCTTAGCTTCCAATGCCTATCCCTCCAGGTTTTATTTCAGGGCGGTAGAGCGCTCGGTGTGGGCTCCATGTCCCCGGAAGTGCCTAGTGGGCACAAATTCCCCTAGCTTATGGCCCACCATGTCCTCGGTAATATAGATGGGAACATGGCGCCGCCCATCGTGAATGGCTAGGGTGTGACCCACCATCTGCGGAAAGATGGTGGAGCGCCGCGACCAGGTTTTGATTACTCGTTTTTCGCCTTTTTCATTCATAGCCTCAATCTTGGCGAGAAGCTTAGGGTCACAGTACGGACCCTTTTTTAAAGAGCGGCCCACTGCGCACCGCCTCCTTTACCCCTCAATTGACTGAAGTCCTCCTTAATCACTTCCGTCGCTTGACGATATACTTGTCGGAAGGCTTATTCTTCTTGCGCGTCTTGGCGCCCAGCGCCGGCTTGCCCCAAGGCGTTACCGGGTTGCGGCCCACTGGCGCTTTCCCTTCGCCGCCCCCATGGGGATGATCCACTGGGTTCATGACTACGCCCCGCACGGTAGGCCGAATGCCCAGCCAGCGCTGGCGACCAGCCTTGCCCAGGCTAATGTTCTCGTGGTCCAGGTTCCCCACCTGGCCAATGGTAGCCCGGCAGTCCTGGCGCACCAAGCGTATTTCTCCCGAAGGCAAACGTAAATGGGCAAACTCGCCCTCCTTGGCCATCAGCTGCACCGAAGCCCCGGCCGACCGAGCCAACTGGCCACCCTTTCCCGGCTTCAACTCCACATTGTGGACCACGGTACCCAACGGGATGTGGCGCAACGGCAAGCAGTTGCCCACCTTGATGTCGGCATCGGGCCCCGATTCCACCCGGTCGCCAACTGAGAGCCCGTTGGGAGCAAGTATATACCGCTTCTCCCCATCAGCATAAGCCAGGAGGGCAATCCGGGCCGAGCGGTTAGGATCGTACTCAATGGCGGCCACCCGAGCCGGCACTCCGTCCTTGTCGCGCTTAAAATCAATAATCCGGTACAATTTCTTATGGCCGCCGCCGCGGTGGCGCACCGTGATCCGGCCCTGATTGTTGCGGCCAGCCTTCTTTTTCTTGGGAGCCACTAGCGACCGTTCCGGCCTAACCTTGGTAATCTCCTCAAAGGTAGAAACGGTCATCTGCCGCCTACCTGGAGAAGTTGGCTTGTAGCTCTTTACCGCCATACCTCTCCCTCCTTAACAGTCTTCTACCAACACCTTGCCCTTTATAGACCCTCGACGATCTGGATCTTGTCGCCCGGCTTTAAGGTGACAATGGCCTTCTTCCGCGCCGGAGTGTACCCTTGGGTCCGCCCCTGGCGCCGCAATTTACCTCGAACCTTGACCGTGTTGA encodes:
- a CDS encoding 50S ribosomal protein L24 codes for the protein MAVLTEVIPVSSAKCHVKKGDTVLVLSGKYAGKRGKVLTVIPDQGRVVVEGINIVKKHLKPTPKMQQGGIQEREAPFPACKVMVVCGSCNTPTRVGRKFLADGKKVRYCKKCGEVLDK
- the rplN gene encoding 50S ribosomal protein L14, whose translation is MIQQESILKVGDNTGAKKLLCIRVLGGSKRRYASVGDVIIASVKEAAPGGVVKKGEVVRAVVVRTKKEIRRPDGSHIRFDENAAVIINDQGTPRGTRIFGPVARELRERDFMKIVSLAPEVL
- the rpsQ gene encoding 30S ribosomal protein S17 is translated as MADIRPKRKVRLGRVVSDKMDKTVVVLVESFRKHDLYGRRMRTSKRYLAHDEENRCRVGDKVLIMETRPLSARKRWRVAEILETSAQPVPEHDLGEE
- the rpmC gene encoding 50S ribosomal protein L29; translation: MKPEEIRELSNEELERKVEDLKEELFNLRFQMATGQLDNPLRIREVRRDIARVKTILRERELKEERAQMGDPARRAAQGS
- the rplP gene encoding 50S ribosomal protein L16, whose translation is MLMPKRVKHRKQHLGTIRGTATKGNEVVFGEFGLQALEPAWITARQIEAARVAMTRYIKRGGKVWIKIFPDKPVTDKPAETRMGSGKGAPEYWVAPVKAGRVLFELAGVSEEVAQEALRLAAHKLPIKTRFVKRQELGGGKE
- the rpsC gene encoding 30S ribosomal protein S3, whose translation is MGQKVHPKGLRIGIIKDWDARWFSRKQFSELLLEDVRIRKLLKQKLYAAGISRIEIERAANRLKVTVHAARPGIIIGRGGTEVEHLRRELEALTGRQVNLSIVEIKKPELDAQLVAESIASSLERRVSFRRAMKQAVSRAMRMGAEGIRVSCAGRLAGAEIARTEWYSEGKVPLHTLRADIDYGFAEANTTYGKIGVKVWIYKGEVLTRPEVAKASAEGGQ
- the rplV gene encoding 50S ribosomal protein L22 — encoded protein: MEAKAVAKFIRIGPRKVRPVADLVRGKSVAEARAILRAVPQRGGRAIGKCLDSAVANAEHNYEMDPESLYVKRIFVDEGPTLKRWQPRAMGRANIRRRRTSHITVVVGQKEE
- the rpsS gene encoding 30S ribosomal protein S19 — translated: MGRSLKKGPYCDPKLLAKIEAMNEKGEKRVIKTWSRRSTIFPQMVGHTLAIHDGRRHVPIYITEDMVGHKLGEFVPTRHFRGHGAHTERSTALK
- the rplB gene encoding 50S ribosomal protein L2, which gives rise to MAVKSYKPTSPGRRQMTVSTFEEITKVRPERSLVAPKKKKAGRNNQGRITVRHRGGGHKKLYRIIDFKRDKDGVPARVAAIEYDPNRSARIALLAYADGEKRYILAPNGLSVGDRVESGPDADIKVGNCLPLRHIPLGTVVHNVELKPGKGGQLARSAGASVQLMAKEGEFAHLRLPSGEIRLVRQDCRATIGQVGNLDHENISLGKAGRQRWLGIRPTVRGVVMNPVDHPHGGGEGKAPVGRNPVTPWGKPALGAKTRKKNKPSDKYIVKRRK